From Ruminococcus sp. HUN007, a single genomic window includes:
- a CDS encoding GNAT family N-acetyltransferase, with protein sequence MIETERLKIYAASQDIMEAFIKAQTDDVLKAAYIEMLNGCLDHPDQWDWYAIWMIELKDGTHIGELCFKGLSVNGIAEIGYGISEEYQNNGYATEAVKAVLEWAFSHPEVIAIEAETESENAVSISALKKCGFALNGIIGEEGPRWAVSKC encoded by the coding sequence ATGATTGAAACAGAGAGATTAAAAATATACGCCGCATCTCAGGATATAATGGAAGCTTTCATCAAAGCGCAGACTGATGATGTCCTGAAAGCTGCTTACATAGAAATGCTGAACGGCTGTCTGGATCATCCGGATCAATGGGATTGGTATGCAATCTGGATGATCGAACTGAAAGACGGCACACATATCGGGGAACTCTGCTTCAAGGGGCTTTCTGTGAACGGTATTGCAGAGATCGGATACGGAATCTCCGAAGAATATCAGAACAACGGTTATGCTACCGAAGCGGTCAAAGCGGTATTGGAGTGGGCGTTTTCGCATCCGGAGGTCATTGCCATAGAAGCGGAAACAGAATCTGAAAATGCTGTTTCAATCAGCGCGCTTAAGAAATGCGGATTTGCGCTCAATGGGATCATCGGAGAAGAAGGACCGAGATGGGCAGTATCCAAGTGCTGA
- a CDS encoding OFA family MFS transporter produces MGNETTTNSGWRSNKWVRAAIPALLLHCSIGTVYCWSIFSQEISEYIGYSKGAVEWAFSFAIFFLGMSAAFLGNVVEKDIHKSSLIATICFSVGMAGTGFFIRYGGLHKGSPLALVGIYICYGFIMGIGLGTGYLSPVKTLMLWFQDRKGLATGLAVAGFGAAKAIASPIMQGMLEGLGETGIYKMFFILAGVYFVMMFVGHLLLAKPAGWVEPTGKGEKPSIMATLKTKPITNYIGIWVMFYINITCGLALISQEKMIVKCVGLVAYAGLISTISAVFNAGGRLGFSAWADTMKDRNTIYKLIFILSIAFTGLVMLTQGIKNGEGNGLLIFLVLALIFIVNAGYGGGFSNVPTLLSDHYGMSSISAIHGITLSAWAFAGLTGNQVATYIVNHSGEFIEHGTDATGKAIMINPVGYQNVLYFTIALYIVALLLSLFLVRKSDKALAAEKK; encoded by the coding sequence ATGGGTAATGAAACCACAACTAATAGTGGCTGGCGTTCAAACAAATGGGTGCGAGCCGCTATTCCCGCACTGCTTCTGCACTGCAGTATCGGTACGGTTTACTGCTGGTCGATCTTCTCACAGGAAATTTCAGAGTATATCGGCTATTCAAAGGGTGCGGTTGAATGGGCATTCAGCTTCGCTATCTTCTTCCTCGGAATGTCTGCGGCTTTCCTCGGCAACGTTGTTGAAAAGGATATCCACAAATCATCTCTTATCGCTACTATCTGTTTTTCAGTAGGTATGGCCGGAACAGGATTTTTCATCAGATACGGCGGTTTACATAAGGGCAGTCCTCTTGCTCTTGTAGGCATTTATATCTGCTACGGCTTTATCATGGGTATAGGCCTTGGTACAGGTTATCTTTCACCTGTAAAGACACTTATGCTCTGGTTCCAGGACCGTAAAGGTCTCGCAACAGGTCTTGCTGTTGCCGGTTTCGGTGCTGCCAAGGCTATCGCTTCACCAATTATGCAGGGTATGCTCGAAGGCCTCGGTGAAACAGGTATCTACAAGATGTTCTTCATCCTTGCAGGTGTTTACTTCGTAATGATGTTCGTTGGTCATCTTCTCCTTGCAAAGCCTGCCGGCTGGGTTGAACCTACAGGCAAGGGCGAAAAGCCTTCTATCATGGCTACTCTTAAGACAAAGCCTATCACAAACTATATCGGTATCTGGGTAATGTTCTACATCAACATTACATGTGGTCTTGCTCTTATCTCTCAGGAAAAGATGATCGTTAAGTGTGTAGGTCTCGTAGCTTATGCAGGTCTTATCTCAACTATTTCAGCAGTATTCAATGCAGGCGGACGTCTTGGTTTCTCTGCATGGGCTGACACAATGAAGGACAGAAACACTATCTACAAGCTTATCTTTATACTTTCTATCGCATTTACAGGTCTTGTAATGTTAACTCAGGGTATCAAGAACGGCGAAGGCAACGGACTTCTTATCTTCCTCGTACTTGCACTCATCTTCATTGTAAACGCTGGATACGGCGGTGGCTTCTCAAACGTTCCTACACTTCTTTCTGACCACTACGGAATGAGCTCTATTTCCGCTATCCACGGTATCACACTTTCAGCATGGGCTTTTGCCGGACTCACAGGTAATCAGGTTGCTACATACATTGTAAACCACTCAGGTGAGTTCATTGAACACGGTACTGACGCTACAGGCAAGGCTATCATGATCAATCCTGTAGGATACCAGAACGTTCTTTATTTCACAATAGCACTTTATATAGTTGCTCTTCTTCTTTCACTCTTCCTCGTTCGTAAATCTGACAAGGCTCTTGCAGCTGAAAAGAAGTAA
- a CDS encoding IS5 family transposase — MNGQLSFSDMEYSLRKRQGKKEAFLNRMEEIIPWDSWIQIIAPYYPSGNHGRPVKGIETMLRMYLLQDWFNLSDEGVEDAIYDSYAMRKFMKINFMHEQVPDATTLLKFRHLLEEHNIGDAIFKDVNDRLEKAGLIMHGGTIVDATIIAAPSSTKNAKGERDPEMHQTKKGNQWYHGMKVHAGVDAGTGYVHTITGTAANVHDSTEASKLIRNDDEIMYGDSGYLGVPAQNAIKQDEHHKNMKFEINKRPSSLKTSDDYNGINWDKKMEHDKSSVRCKVEHAFLIVKNTFGYSKVAYKGIKKNMNRFNFLFASANLLMCSRAGRTAEFCKG; from the coding sequence ATGAACGGACAGTTAAGTTTCAGCGATATGGAATATTCCCTTAGAAAGCGTCAGGGAAAAAAAGAAGCGTTTCTTAATAGAATGGAAGAGATAATTCCATGGGATTCATGGATTCAGATAATCGCTCCTTACTATCCGTCAGGTAATCATGGCAGACCTGTAAAAGGTATCGAGACCATGCTTAGAATGTATCTTCTTCAGGATTGGTTCAATCTATCAGATGAAGGTGTCGAAGATGCTATTTATGATAGCTATGCAATGAGAAAATTCATGAAAATAAATTTTATGCATGAACAAGTTCCGGATGCAACAACATTACTGAAGTTTCGACATCTTCTTGAAGAACATAATATCGGCGACGCTATTTTCAAGGACGTTAATGATCGACTTGAAAAGGCAGGACTTATCATGCATGGTGGTACAATTGTTGACGCAACAATAATTGCAGCACCAAGTTCAACAAAGAATGCCAAGGGAGAACGTGATCCTGAAATGCATCAGACTAAGAAAGGCAATCAGTGGTATCATGGAATGAAGGTACATGCTGGAGTAGATGCTGGAACAGGATATGTGCATACAATAACCGGAACAGCGGCAAATGTGCATGATTCCACTGAAGCATCTAAGCTTATTCGCAATGATGATGAAATAATGTACGGCGATTCTGGTTATCTTGGTGTTCCGGCACAGAATGCCATAAAACAGGATGAGCATCATAAAAACATGAAGTTTGAAATCAATAAAAGACCGTCAAGTTTAAAAACCTCAGATGACTATAACGGTATTAACTGGGATAAAAAGATGGAGCATGATAAGTCATCAGTAAGATGCAAAGTGGAACATGCTTTCCTCATTGTAAAGAATACATTTGGATACTCAAAAGTAGCATACAAAGGAATAAAAAAGAACATGAATAGATTCAATTTTCTATTCGCATCAGCAAATTTGCTGATGTGTTCTCGTGCAGGAAGAACTGCAGAATTTTGCAAGGGGTAA
- a CDS encoding transglutaminase-like domain-containing protein, whose protein sequence is MKTKLYTNNIHQYLQCSDIIDFDNESVAQLADKLYSASNGETDFIRKAFEYVRDHISHSADIGADEVPCTASQVLKAGHGVCFAKSHLLAAILRSRGIPAGFCYQKIVLNDNADVPELVYHGLNGVYLREHDKWIRLDARGNKEGMNAQFSIDTEQLAFPIRTDKGEQDDFTVYPVPDKEIIDVLTSNNSRAQLWAVLPMQLEYYNAIKTTESENSKI, encoded by the coding sequence ATGAAAACGAAACTATACACGAATAACATCCACCAATATCTGCAATGCAGTGATATCATTGACTTTGACAACGAGTCTGTTGCACAACTGGCTGACAAGCTTTATAGCGCGTCAAACGGCGAGACCGATTTTATCAGAAAGGCTTTTGAGTATGTGCGTGACCACATCTCACATTCGGCTGACATCGGAGCAGACGAGGTGCCCTGCACGGCATCACAGGTACTCAAAGCAGGTCACGGAGTATGCTTTGCAAAATCTCATCTTCTGGCTGCGATACTCCGCAGCAGGGGCATCCCCGCAGGCTTTTGCTATCAGAAGATCGTACTCAACGACAATGCCGATGTGCCGGAGCTTGTCTATCACGGACTTAACGGAGTATATCTCAGAGAGCATGATAAATGGATAAGGCTTGATGCAAGAGGAAACAAAGAGGGCATGAATGCACAGTTTAGCATCGACACCGAGCAGCTTGCCTTCCCAATACGCACAGATAAAGGCGAACAAGACGATTTCACCGTCTATCCTGTGCCGGACAAAGAGATAATAGATGTGCTGACATCAAACAATTCCAGAGCGCAGCTTTGGGCTGTACTTCCGATGCAGCTCGAATACTATAATGCTATCAAGACAACGGAATCCGAAAACAGTAAAATATGA
- a CDS encoding lectin like domain-containing protein: MKKLLVLSLIIAGMISIVSCADNHTSDFENTVEPTTETTALTEATTAEVTTKAKPVYDYVHGEDGYYNIADEMTEFDMKSQKYGTCWLYAASASMETSYFKKNSSYITIDPLHLLDIIYPDEKNEGILLKEGADRKEVGGLQWTVAEELSHGFDDLVLNSSVILDQNDRDAIKENVRKRGGVAVGVLDSDNSKIGFFGSYRTINYHEKIGFDHDITIIGYDDHFPKEYFKEPASEDGAWITYNSNNVSAGFYYVSYSAPLEFAICHSVTDQYSEVLSYDAGDEQSLISLYTPYAEALGFDISSLQNRSVKTEGSTKVANVFHKAGKLAAVGTYNNFDEQDIKIEIYDAEMQDLLYSQEAKLGCRGYHTIELDTPVDVTDYAVVITYPNGAPIEGEGIDFRQMDPEALTPIGNFEYKTVSEKGQSFVYVDDNWKDMTDSDIKDVLKIDFEPNNCCIKALYE, translated from the coding sequence ATGAAAAAACTACTTGTTTTATCGCTTATAATTGCAGGAATGATTTCCATAGTGAGCTGCGCTGACAATCATACTTCTGATTTTGAAAATACTGTCGAACCTACTACCGAAACTACAGCTTTGACTGAAGCGACAACTGCTGAAGTAACAACAAAGGCGAAACCGGTTTATGACTATGTACATGGTGAGGACGGATACTATAATATTGCTGACGAGATGACTGAGTTTGATATGAAGTCTCAGAAATATGGTACCTGCTGGCTCTATGCAGCATCTGCGAGCATGGAAACTTCATATTTCAAGAAAAACAGCAGCTATATAACAATAGACCCCCTGCACCTTCTCGATATCATTTATCCGGATGAAAAAAACGAGGGCATTCTCTTAAAAGAAGGCGCTGACAGAAAAGAAGTAGGTGGCTTGCAGTGGACAGTCGCAGAAGAATTGTCACACGGTTTTGATGACCTTGTTCTTAACAGCTCTGTGATCCTTGATCAAAATGACAGAGACGCCATAAAGGAGAATGTCCGAAAAAGAGGCGGAGTCGCTGTCGGCGTTCTTGATAGTGATAACAGTAAAATCGGATTTTTCGGTTCTTATCGCACCATAAACTACCATGAAAAGATCGGCTTCGACCACGATATCACTATTATAGGCTATGATGACCATTTTCCAAAGGAATACTTCAAAGAGCCTGCTTCTGAGGACGGTGCATGGATCACCTACAACAGCAATAACGTCTCGGCAGGATTCTATTATGTATCTTACAGCGCTCCTCTCGAATTCGCCATATGCCACTCCGTCACGGATCAATACAGCGAGGTTCTCAGCTATGATGCCGGTGACGAGCAGTCTCTTATATCCCTGTATACACCGTATGCAGAGGCGCTCGGCTTTGACATCAGCAGCCTGCAGAACAGATCTGTAAAGACGGAAGGCAGCACAAAGGTCGCGAATGTATTCCATAAAGCAGGAAAGCTTGCAGCTGTCGGTACTTATAACAACTTTGACGAACAGGATATCAAGATCGAGATATATGATGCAGAAATGCAGGATCTGCTGTATTCTCAGGAGGCAAAGCTCGGATGTCGCGGATATCATACCATAGAACTTGATACTCCGGTAGATGTTACCGATTATGCCGTTGTCATTACCTATCCGAACGGTGCGCCTATTGAGGGAGAGGGCATTGATTTCAGACAAATGGATCCGGAAGCTTTGACACCGATCGGCAATTTTGAATATAAAACCGTATCCGAAAAAGGTCAGTCCTTCGTTTATGTTGATGATAACTGGAAGGATATGACCGACAGCGATATAAAGGATGTTTTGAAGATAGACTTTGAGCCGAACAACTGTTGTATCAAAGCGCTTTACGAATAA
- a CDS encoding low molecular weight protein-tyrosine-phosphatase has protein sequence MIKIMFVCHGNICRSPMAEFVMRKLVNEAGLSDEISVASSATSTEEIWHGHGNPVYPPAKAELKKHGISADGKCAVQLHASDGDKYDYFIGMDTMNIRNMKRILGNRYDDKIYKMMTFAGRSDDVSDPWYSGDFRRAYSDIEEGCKGLLEFLKERNF, from the coding sequence ATGATAAAGATTATGTTTGTCTGTCATGGCAACATATGCCGTTCGCCGATGGCTGAATTTGTAATGAGGAAGCTTGTAAATGAAGCTGGCTTGTCAGATGAGATATCTGTTGCATCGAGTGCGACCAGTACGGAAGAAATCTGGCACGGGCATGGGAATCCGGTTTATCCACCGGCGAAAGCTGAGCTGAAGAAGCATGGAATCAGTGCGGACGGGAAGTGCGCTGTGCAGCTGCATGCTTCGGACGGTGACAAGTACGATTACTTTATAGGCATGGATACCATGAATATACGTAATATGAAGCGCATTCTCGGTAACCGTTATGATGATAAGATATATAAGATGATGACATTTGCCGGTCGTTCTGATGATGTTTCGGATCCGTGGTACAGCGGTGATTTCAGAAGGGCTTACAGTGATATTGAGGAAGGATGCAAAGGACTTCTGGAGTTTTTAAAGGAAAGGAATTTTTGA
- the purE gene encoding 5-(carboxyamino)imidazole ribonucleotide mutase, producing MAKKVAIIMGSDSDLPVVKDAAKELKNFGVEFEIHVMSAHRTPEEAAEFSKNAAANGFGVIIAAAGMAAHLAGVLAAYTILPVIGIPMESSRLDGMDALLATVQMPKGVPVATVAINGAANAALLAVQILALSDSDLAAKLTDMKIQMKKTIAEKDQKLQNTIKELI from the coding sequence ATGGCAAAGAAAGTAGCTATAATTATGGGCAGTGACAGTGATCTTCCTGTAGTTAAAGATGCAGCAAAGGAACTTAAGAATTTTGGTGTTGAGTTTGAGATACATGTAATGTCAGCTCACCGTACACCTGAAGAAGCAGCTGAGTTTTCAAAGAATGCAGCAGCAAACGGTTTCGGTGTTATCATTGCTGCAGCAGGTATGGCAGCTCATCTCGCAGGTGTTCTTGCAGCCTATACTATTCTTCCGGTCATCGGAATTCCTATGGAGTCATCACGTCTTGACGGTATGGATGCACTTCTTGCAACAGTACAGATGCCTAAGGGCGTTCCTGTAGCAACAGTTGCTATAAACGGTGCAGCCAATGCTGCACTTCTTGCAGTTCAGATTCTTGCCCTTTCAGACAGTGATCTTGCTGCAAAGCTTACAGACATGAAGATTCAGATGAAAAAGACAATCGCTGAAAAGGATCAGAAGCTCCAGAATACCATCAAGGAACTTATCTGA
- a CDS encoding phage tail family protein: MGGSYLNNAFIEKRNMVIHFEMRGVGLEARRHQLYKVVKPSRYIKVYYATAGIDVFAEGYVETCEVNNFEMLTTGQISILCPDIYWYSTESVMAYYSQITGAFR, from the coding sequence ATGGGCGGCAGCTACCTGAACAATGCTTTCATCGAGAAGCGGAATATGGTCATTCACTTCGAGATGCGGGGCGTGGGACTGGAAGCCCGCCGACACCAGCTCTACAAGGTGGTGAAGCCCTCCCGTTACATCAAGGTCTACTATGCTACGGCAGGCATTGATGTGTTTGCGGAGGGCTATGTCGAGACCTGCGAGGTCAACAATTTTGAAATGCTTACTACGGGGCAGATTTCTATTCTCTGCCCCGACATTTATTGGTATTCAACCGAGTCGGTCATGGCGTATTACAGTCAGATTACCGGTGCTTTCAGGTAA
- a CDS encoding phosphatase PAP2 family protein: MRLAVKRNVYLVIAVLSVILFAVGSFCDQTIAAAVYRPNQPAALVFTILGYVLFFGTFQLLTGALFRQLLLLSQTRIKRILCTFICCYTSISTAVLGGAGLISDSVIGLLFPNTAFGFRHTVCIGLLLFLPPVILGMFMNGKQAKKHLAYSILILLVIMAVSFFGQLIFSSLYSRPRFRITQSGLEGLGFTPWYKPIDNAAFFSETYHLKSDALRSFFSGHALDAVLNLAIFPALAQTFPIWKEKERFLQITAFVLIPPIAFSRMVLGAHYLSDISAGMLCGLGFVILYEILVHNKK, from the coding sequence ATGCGTCTTGCCGTGAAACGAAATGTCTATCTTGTGATCGCAGTACTGTCTGTCATTTTGTTCGCCGTCGGCAGCTTCTGTGATCAGACGATTGCAGCGGCTGTTTACCGACCGAATCAGCCTGCCGCACTGGTTTTTACAATTTTAGGGTATGTCCTTTTCTTCGGGACATTTCAGCTTCTTACCGGTGCGCTTTTCCGGCAGCTGCTGCTTCTCTCACAGACACGCATCAAGCGCATCCTGTGCACCTTCATTTGCTGCTATACCAGTATTTCAACGGCTGTCTTAGGCGGCGCCGGTTTGATAAGCGATTCCGTCATCGGACTGCTGTTTCCGAATACGGCATTCGGTTTCCGCCATACAGTCTGCATTGGATTATTGCTGTTTCTTCCGCCGGTGATTCTTGGTATGTTTATGAACGGAAAGCAAGCGAAAAAGCACCTTGCCTACAGCATTCTGATCCTCCTCGTCATCATGGCGGTGAGTTTCTTCGGTCAGCTTATCTTCTCATCTCTCTACAGCCGCCCGCGCTTCCGCATTACGCAGAGCGGTTTGGAAGGTCTGGGATTCACACCGTGGTATAAACCGATTGACAATGCGGCTTTTTTCAGCGAAACTTATCACCTGAAAAGCGATGCGCTTCGTTCCTTTTTCAGCGGTCATGCGCTCGATGCTGTCCTCAATCTCGCCATTTTTCCCGCACTCGCACAGACATTTCCAATATGGAAAGAGAAAGAACGCTTCCTGCAGATCACAGCCTTCGTTCTGATTCCGCCGATCGCGTTCTCAAGAATGGTGCTTGGTGCACATTACCTGAGCGACATATCCGCTGGAATGCTGTGCGGTCTGGGTTTTGTTATCCTGTATGAAATTCTCGTTCATAATAAGAAATGA
- a CDS encoding MotA/TolQ/ExbB proton channel family protein: protein MAAFLEGLTNPGNVIIICLGIALFLAMYKNYTVLSGHKNHINELITRQNRRYRTNQDTHELEEIDDEDSSVTPDTIRKHENEFDKSNSWHNVFAQLIPVFPLMGVLGTVWGLVQEVAADNIEKMLSSLNTAMTTTLSGLIFAIGLKIFDAFCPSKTINDVDVMLEDYYKKLDFAKMYETNKDDDK, encoded by the coding sequence ATGGCAGCTTTTTTAGAAGGACTTACTAATCCGGGAAACGTAATAATAATTTGTCTCGGTATCGCACTTTTTCTTGCAATGTATAAGAACTACACTGTTCTTTCAGGACATAAAAATCATATAAATGAACTTATTACAAGGCAGAACCGAAGATACCGCACCAATCAGGATACTCACGAACTTGAGGAAATAGATGATGAAGATTCATCCGTTACACCTGATACAATACGCAAACACGAAAACGAATTTGATAAATCCAACTCATGGCATAACGTTTTTGCGCAGCTTATACCTGTTTTTCCGCTTATGGGTGTTCTCGGTACAGTTTGGGGCCTCGTTCAGGAAGTAGCTGCGGACAATATTGAAAAAATGCTTTCCTCACTCAATACTGCAATGACTACTACCCTTTCAGGCCTTATTTTCGCTATTGGTCTTAAAATATTCGATGCATTCTGCCCTTCCAAAACTATAAATGACGTAGATGTAATGCTCGAAGACTACTACAAGAAACTTGACTTTGCCAAAATGTACGAAACAAATAAAGATGACGACAAGTAA
- a CDS encoding Gfo/Idh/MocA family oxidoreductase, translating to MDKIRWGIIGTGKIARTFAEAIRGTEDAEFYAVASRTSEKAEKFASENGAAKAYGSYRELAEDENVDVVYIATPMASHYDDAKLCIENGRNVLCEKSLSLNASMTKEIIDFAEEKNVFFMEAMWMKCRPVYLKVLEWINSGKIGRPNFIKADFSNYIPYDKNDRLFRADRGGGALLDLGVYPLTFAHAIFGYPDEIISKAEISSDGVDINNTILLKYSDGRFVSADNGFRLQLSNNAMVSGTEGFITLGNWFHCTSEALLYDNNAQVTEKFICEPEINGYEYEIREVHECLRKGLKESALVPHEGTIEIMKIMDECRKQWGLKFPQEN from the coding sequence ATGGATAAAATAAGATGGGGCATAATAGGAACAGGAAAAATAGCACGTACTTTTGCGGAAGCGATAAGAGGTACTGAAGACGCGGAATTTTATGCAGTCGCTTCAAGAACTTCTGAAAAAGCTGAAAAATTCGCTTCGGAAAACGGAGCTGCAAAAGCTTACGGCAGTTACAGGGAACTTGCTGAGGATGAAAATGTTGATGTTGTTTATATCGCAACACCAATGGCGTCACATTACGATGATGCAAAACTCTGCATCGAAAACGGCAGGAACGTCCTTTGCGAGAAATCACTTTCTTTAAATGCTTCAATGACAAAGGAGATCATTGACTTTGCGGAGGAAAAGAATGTTTTTTTCATGGAAGCGATGTGGATGAAGTGCCGTCCGGTATATCTTAAGGTGCTTGAATGGATAAATTCCGGAAAAATCGGCAGACCGAACTTCATAAAGGCAGATTTCAGCAACTACATTCCTTACGATAAAAACGACAGACTTTTCCGTGCTGACCGCGGAGGCGGTGCACTTCTTGATCTCGGAGTTTATCCGCTTACATTTGCACATGCGATTTTCGGATATCCGGATGAAATAATAAGCAAGGCCGAAATAAGCAGTGACGGAGTGGATATCAACAACACCATTCTTTTAAAGTACAGTGACGGACGTTTTGTTTCCGCAGATAACGGTTTCCGTCTTCAGCTTTCAAATAACGCAATGGTATCAGGAACCGAAGGTTTTATAACTCTCGGAAACTGGTTTCACTGTACAAGCGAAGCGCTGCTCTATGACAATAACGCACAGGTTACGGAAAAATTCATCTGCGAGCCGGAGATAAACGGATATGAATACGAAATACGTGAGGTTCATGAATGTCTCCGTAAAGGCTTAAAGGAAAGCGCACTCGTTCCTCATGAGGGAACAATTGAAATCATGAAAATAATGGACGAATGCAGAAAGCAGTGGGGATTGAAGTTCCCGCAGGAAAACTGA
- a CDS encoding HigA family addiction module antitoxin produces MSKENNNELMAFHPGYYIDEIIEEMGITQEEFAIRLGTTPKTISKLVNGETGISNDLALKLASLLNSSPETWLNLQKSYDAKMIEIKEKEQLEKQVELIKQIDYSYFVKLSFLPDTRDSIERIKNLCSFLSVARLGILLEKDYNVSYRNGIRDEKQKNILNANVWVETVTKIARESEAQKFDLKKFNAAVSEIAEMTLEPFDNIIDNVKERLADCGVVLVLLPYLKDSGLHGFVKWLDKGKAVIAISDRKKSIDSFWFTFFHEARHVQQKKIKQINYTWNESDSIISDDEVDANEFSQSILIPSEKYQVFVSKNVFY; encoded by the coding sequence ATGAGTAAAGAAAATAACAACGAACTTATGGCTTTCCATCCTGGATACTATATTGATGAAATTATTGAGGAAATGGGTATTACTCAGGAAGAGTTCGCTATTCGTTTAGGAACTACACCAAAAACAATCAGCAAATTAGTTAATGGTGAAACAGGAATCTCTAATGATCTTGCGTTGAAATTAGCGTCACTTTTAAATTCCAGTCCTGAAACATGGCTGAATTTGCAGAAGTCATATGATGCTAAAATGATTGAAATTAAAGAAAAAGAACAACTTGAAAAACAGGTCGAACTTATTAAACAGATCGACTATAGTTATTTTGTTAAATTAAGTTTTCTGCCTGATACGCGAGATTCGATTGAGAGAATAAAAAATCTTTGTTCATTTCTTTCTGTAGCGAGACTTGGAATTCTCCTTGAAAAAGATTATAATGTATCCTATCGAAATGGAATTAGGGATGAGAAGCAAAAAAACATCCTTAATGCAAATGTATGGGTAGAAACTGTTACTAAAATTGCAAGGGAATCGGAAGCTCAAAAGTTCGATTTGAAAAAATTTAATGCAGCTGTATCTGAAATTGCGGAAATGACATTAGAACCTTTTGATAATATAATTGATAATGTAAAAGAAAGACTTGCTGATTGCGGTGTAGTTCTCGTTCTTTTACCTTATTTAAAAGATTCAGGACTTCATGGCTTTGTTAAATGGCTCGATAAAGGGAAAGCTGTTATTGCAATAAGTGATCGAAAAAAATCGATAGATTCATTTTGGTTTACCTTTTTCCATGAAGCTCGTCATGTTCAGCAAAAAAAGATTAAGCAAATTAATTACACTTGGAATGAAAGCGATTCTATTATCAGTGATGATGAGGTAGATGCTAATGAATTCTCACAGTCTATCCTTATTCCATCGGAAAAGTATCAAGTTTTTGTATCTAAGAACGTTTTTTACTAA
- the nudC gene encoding NAD(+) diphosphatase has product MIQDIYPHKLNNQYDLKAVPSPNSPVLVFDGPKVLADTNGWFRIPSAEEIGMDNEFIFLFRLDDTAYFLTRTFKDELPGYKFTDVREIRDLKEAENHHKFAVMTGKHLSDWYRDFTFCGRCGKRMNLSDKERAMVCPECGNTAYPRIMPAVIVGVINGDSILITRYRKGYQHNALVAGFTEIGETLEETVAREVMEETGVRVKNIRYYKSQPWGMASDLLAGFFCEVDGDTEIKMDENELQYAEWVKREDVVLQPGRNSLTNEMMMAFKDGRI; this is encoded by the coding sequence ATGATACAGGACATTTACCCGCATAAACTTAATAATCAGTACGACCTGAAAGCAGTTCCTTCACCGAACAGTCCGGTTCTTGTATTTGACGGACCGAAAGTTCTTGCTGATACAAACGGATGGTTCAGAATACCGAGTGCTGAGGAGATCGGAATGGATAATGAATTCATTTTTCTCTTCAGGCTGGATGACACTGCTTATTTTCTTACAAGAACTTTCAAGGATGAACTTCCGGGATATAAATTCACTGATGTAAGAGAGATCCGTGATCTGAAGGAAGCTGAAAATCATCATAAATTTGCGGTGATGACCGGTAAGCATTTAAGTGACTGGTACCGTGATTTTACTTTCTGCGGCAGATGCGGAAAAAGGATGAACCTATCTGATAAGGAAAGGGCTATGGTTTGTCCTGAGTGCGGAAATACTGCTTATCCGAGAATTATGCCTGCTGTAATTGTCGGTGTAATAAACGGTGACAGCATTCTTATCACCCGTTACAGAAAAGGATATCAGCACAATGCCCTTGTTGCCGGCTTTACTGAGATCGGCGAAACGCTGGAAGAAACAGTTGCCAGAGAGGTAATGGAGGAGACTGGTGTCCGCGTTAAGAATATCAGATACTACAAGTCACAGCCGTGGGGAATGGCGAGTGATCTTCTTGCCGGATTTTTCTGTGAAGTGGACGGCGATACTGAAATTAAAATGGATGAAAACGAACTTCAGTATGCAGAATGGGTAAAGCGTGAAGATGTCGTTCTTCAGCCGGGACGAAACAGTCTTACAAATGAAATGATGATGGCGTTCAAAGACGGCCGCATATAA